One part of the Sphingopyxis sp. PAMC25046 genome encodes these proteins:
- a CDS encoding TonB-dependent receptor, protein MMSKASKAVVSVSLLPLVAGLMISDAAASDGQPHPSEAISGDAVSSTGQANADPQPAGSDAEIVVTGTIRRSLEAAAEIKRDSVQVVDSIVAEEIGKFPDPTTAAALQRVPGVQVTVGANNEITGVVIRGLGDILTTLDGREFFSTTGRTFSFQDLPAEALSRVDVIKSATADLIEGGIAGNTDLQLNKPFKFRDPTVVVTARGNYATNVEKLNPQFGLLATDRWDTGIGEIGALLNVSWSRTDYNRPYLYAPVRRSTATAPFNLPGYASQNVAGGLNEYGYFERPQANAAIQWQATPELEIYFDGLYAGYRAKQQSAFVEAQLFSPGTTISNPVTNDNCFRARVNRQGFNPTSTEVALGEITPDRPTGGYFLQDLCELDSATYGNTTSFVSTQARDQKTDNYLFGGGFIFERGPGRVKFDLAYQESTFINEVVIVDVGKRLAEVVVESNAGIGARYEFTGNPLNDPSDFRLRNGLNQNFSRADGSLFQVRMDAEFEVGGLLDQLQLGLRFADRGATSNQALVNRAAPGGDSNTLLSSLDLPSDFLIEVPGIPRLNGGAPRLSPNPDYLRSAEGRDRLREIYGVALGDPAYQPERRFDAKERTFAGYIQAKYEVELGGPLVLDGVIGVRPTLTDRQIEGAGVVSGVVTPVRAKTSDIDILPNASARIQFGGGLQARATYSKTIRRPDFGSLNPGLSYIVATNPNVQNSGSAGNPDLRPQKSESFDATLEYYWKSGFVAVAGYYRDITDRVISAPSLEFIDGIGYNITRPRNVGEAKLKGVEVSGQTFFDFLPGALSGFGVSGNFTYADSEVGGDDRLAGLPLQGVSKYNFNAGLFYDKFGLSGRLVYTYRSSYYDGDTTGLNLVRPITDAELAAGITPTNLNYVRPGGRLDFGIGYELNKNLRVDVGGTNILGNKYRSYFNPTGFNRDIRWDDTIYTAGIRARF, encoded by the coding sequence ATGATGAGCAAGGCGTCTAAAGCTGTCGTGTCGGTGTCATTGTTGCCGCTCGTGGCGGGTCTGATGATTTCCGACGCAGCCGCATCGGACGGACAGCCGCACCCGTCCGAAGCGATTTCGGGCGATGCGGTTTCATCGACGGGACAAGCAAATGCCGATCCGCAGCCCGCCGGTTCGGACGCGGAAATCGTGGTCACCGGAACGATTCGCCGGAGCCTGGAGGCGGCGGCCGAGATCAAGCGCGATTCGGTTCAGGTCGTGGATTCGATCGTGGCCGAGGAGATCGGCAAATTCCCGGATCCGACGACGGCAGCGGCGCTTCAGCGCGTGCCGGGCGTGCAGGTGACCGTGGGCGCGAACAACGAGATCACGGGCGTCGTGATCCGCGGGCTGGGCGATATCCTGACCACCCTCGACGGCCGCGAGTTCTTTTCCACCACCGGCAGAACCTTTTCCTTTCAGGATCTTCCCGCCGAAGCCTTGTCGCGGGTCGACGTCATCAAATCCGCGACGGCCGACCTCATCGAGGGCGGGATTGCAGGAAACACCGACCTTCAGTTGAACAAGCCGTTCAAGTTCCGCGACCCGACGGTCGTCGTCACCGCCCGCGGGAACTACGCCACCAACGTCGAAAAGCTCAATCCGCAGTTCGGGCTCCTTGCCACCGATCGCTGGGACACCGGCATCGGCGAGATCGGCGCGCTGTTGAACGTCTCTTGGAGCCGCACCGACTATAACCGGCCTTATCTCTATGCTCCCGTCCGCCGTTCCACTGCGACGGCGCCGTTCAACTTGCCGGGCTATGCGTCGCAGAACGTCGCGGGCGGGCTCAACGAATATGGCTATTTCGAACGTCCGCAAGCGAATGCGGCGATCCAGTGGCAGGCGACGCCCGAACTCGAAATCTATTTCGACGGGCTTTACGCGGGCTATCGTGCGAAGCAGCAGTCGGCCTTTGTCGAGGCCCAGTTGTTCAGCCCGGGCACCACGATCTCGAACCCCGTTACGAACGACAACTGCTTCCGCGCTCGCGTGAACCGTCAGGGCTTCAACCCGACATCAACTGAGGTTGCACTGGGCGAGATCACGCCCGATCGCCCGACGGGCGGGTATTTCTTGCAGGATTTGTGCGAGCTCGACAGCGCGACCTATGGCAACACCACTTCGTTCGTCAGCACCCAGGCGCGCGATCAAAAGACCGACAATTACCTCTTCGGCGGCGGCTTCATCTTCGAGAGGGGGCCGGGCCGTGTAAAATTCGACCTCGCATATCAGGAATCGACCTTCATCAATGAAGTGGTGATCGTCGACGTCGGCAAGCGGCTCGCGGAAGTCGTGGTCGAAAGCAACGCCGGCATCGGGGCGCGGTATGAATTCACCGGCAATCCGCTGAACGACCCCTCGGATTTCAGGCTTCGGAACGGGCTGAACCAGAATTTCAGTCGCGCGGACGGGTCGCTGTTCCAGGTACGCATGGACGCCGAGTTTGAGGTGGGCGGCCTGCTCGACCAGCTTCAGCTGGGCCTTCGCTTCGCCGATCGCGGCGCGACGTCCAACCAGGCGCTCGTCAACCGCGCGGCGCCCGGCGGCGATTCGAATACGCTGCTCAGTTCACTGGATCTGCCGTCCGACTTCCTCATTGAGGTCCCCGGCATTCCGCGGCTGAACGGCGGAGCTCCGCGTTTGTCGCCTAACCCCGATTATCTGCGATCGGCCGAGGGGCGCGATCGGCTGCGCGAAATTTACGGCGTCGCGCTGGGCGACCCTGCTTACCAGCCGGAGCGGCGCTTCGACGCAAAGGAACGGACCTTCGCCGGCTATATTCAGGCGAAATATGAAGTCGAGCTGGGCGGACCGCTCGTCCTCGACGGGGTCATCGGCGTGCGGCCGACGCTGACGGACCGGCAGATCGAAGGCGCGGGCGTGGTCAGCGGCGTGGTTACTCCGGTTCGTGCGAAGACGTCGGATATCGATATACTTCCCAACGCCAGCGCGCGTATCCAGTTCGGCGGCGGGCTGCAGGCCAGGGCGACCTATTCGAAAACGATCCGCCGCCCCGATTTCGGCTCGCTCAATCCGGGTTTGAGCTACATTGTGGCGACCAACCCGAACGTCCAGAATTCGGGATCGGCGGGCAACCCGGATCTGCGACCGCAAAAGTCCGAAAGCTTCGATGCGACGCTCGAATATTACTGGAAGAGCGGTTTCGTCGCCGTTGCAGGCTATTACCGTGACATTACCGATCGCGTCATCAGCGCCCCGTCGCTCGAATTCATCGACGGCATCGGATATAATATCACGCGTCCCCGCAACGTGGGCGAAGCGAAGCTCAAGGGCGTCGAAGTCAGCGGTCAGACCTTCTTCGACTTCCTTCCCGGTGCTCTGTCCGGCTTCGGCGTGTCGGGCAACTTCACCTATGCCGATTCCGAAGTCGGCGGCGACGACCGGCTTGCTGGCCTGCCGCTCCAGGGCGTCAGCAAATATAATTTCAACGCCGGCCTGTTCTATGACAAATTCGGTTTGTCGGGGCGTCTCGTCTACACCTATCGGTCGAGCTATTATGACGGCGACACGACGGGGCTCAATCTGGTTCGTCCCATCACCGACGCCGAACTGGCGGCGGGTATCACCCCGACCAACCTGAACTATGTCCGTCCGGGCGGGCGGCTCGATTTCGGGATCGGCTATGAGCTGAACAAGAATCTGCGGGTCGACGTCGGCGGCACCAATATCCTGGGAAATAAATATCGCAGCTATTTCAACCCGACCGGGTTCAACCGCGATATACGGTGGGACGACACTATCTACACCGCCGGGATCCGGGCGCGCTTCTAA
- a CDS encoding sigma-70 family RNA polymerase sigma factor: MRPALARYLLARGASADEAEDILQDVHMKLLADDVGPVSQARAYLYRMTNNHFLMQRRTAGRRVRREEDWVQVNGGRDGEADERPSIENELIAREQLAILQRVLDDLPERSRIIFRRFRIDGEPQRRIAEELGISVSAVEKHLARAYEAIASARLRWSEDRPDRRHLTGERNRHAT, from the coding sequence TTGCGCCCGGCGCTGGCGCGCTATCTGCTGGCGCGCGGTGCGTCGGCCGACGAGGCGGAGGACATCCTCCAGGACGTCCATATGAAGCTGCTGGCGGATGATGTCGGGCCGGTATCGCAGGCCCGCGCCTATCTCTATCGCATGACCAACAATCATTTCCTCATGCAGCGCCGCACCGCGGGCCGGCGGGTCCGCCGCGAGGAGGATTGGGTTCAAGTCAACGGCGGGCGCGACGGCGAGGCCGATGAACGGCCGTCGATCGAGAACGAACTCATCGCGAGGGAACAACTCGCGATCCTGCAGCGCGTGCTCGACGATCTGCCCGAACGCAGCCGGATCATCTTCCGCCGCTTCCGGATCGATGGCGAACCTCAGCGCCGGATAGCGGAGGAATTGGGAATCAGCGTGAGCGCCGTCGAGAAACACCTGGCGCGGGCCTATGAAGCGATTGCTTCGGCGCGGCTTCGATGGAGTGAGGATCGTCCCGACCGTCGGCATCTCACAGGTGAAAGAAACCGCCATGCCACGTGA
- the proC gene encoding pyrroline-5-carboxylate reductase, which produces MTKNLKNFPGRMLLVGCGNMAGAMLDRWLKAGLDPAAVTIVDPFAAPRAGIAQYGSLAEWLGAGAAAEWIMLGMKPQQLGEVAADLAEAVSGKTHLLSILAGVSLADLAARFPAARAQVRILPNLAARIGAGVSAVASNGNADEAAIDNLLDPLGTVVALADDGAMDLVTAFTGSGPAFVFRLIESYAAAGERLGLSPEDALKLATATFGGATALLADSGEKPGTLIAQVASKGGTTQAGLDVLDSDGQLAALLTNVLRAARDRGRELADIARGEG; this is translated from the coding sequence ATGACGAAGAATTTGAAGAATTTTCCCGGCCGGATGCTGCTCGTGGGGTGCGGCAATATGGCGGGAGCGATGCTGGATCGCTGGCTGAAGGCGGGGCTTGATCCGGCCGCGGTGACCATCGTCGATCCCTTCGCAGCGCCGCGCGCGGGCATCGCGCAATATGGGTCGCTTGCCGAATGGCTTGGTGCGGGCGCCGCCGCCGAGTGGATCATGCTCGGCATGAAGCCGCAGCAACTCGGCGAAGTCGCGGCCGATCTCGCCGAGGCCGTCTCGGGTAAAACGCATCTGCTGTCGATCCTCGCGGGGGTTTCGCTCGCCGATCTCGCGGCGCGCTTCCCGGCGGCGCGGGCGCAGGTCCGCATCCTGCCCAATCTCGCCGCGCGCATCGGCGCCGGCGTGTCGGCGGTCGCGAGCAACGGCAACGCCGACGAGGCGGCGATCGACAATCTGCTCGATCCGCTCGGCACGGTGGTCGCGCTCGCCGACGATGGAGCGATGGACCTCGTCACCGCCTTTACCGGCAGCGGCCCGGCGTTCGTCTTTCGCCTGATCGAATCCTATGCCGCTGCGGGTGAACGCCTCGGCCTGTCACCCGAGGACGCGCTGAAGCTCGCGACCGCGACCTTCGGCGGCGCGACCGCGCTGCTCGCCGACAGCGGCGAAAAACCCGGCACGCTGATCGCGCAGGTCGCGAGCAAGGGCGGCACAACGCAGGCTGGGCTCGACGTGCTCGACAGCGACGGCCAGCTCGCGGCGCTGCTCACCAATGTGCTGCGCGCGGCGCGCGATCGCGGGCGCGAACTCGCGGATATCGCGCGCGGCGAGGGCTGA
- a CDS encoding FecR domain-containing protein → MPRESQDSIRARAIEWHIRLRDGDDAAWEAFTEWLAEDARHAEAYDAVEAADQEIDPLLPHVVIREAANDLDEPVQPPAKRRWRRSLVGGAIAASVAAAVMWFSGPAPSRYDVVTAPGERRVVALDATTEVTLNGATRMTFDRNDPRFASLASGEALFRVRHDVRNPFRLEVGANIVEDAGTVFNVVHEQDEVRVAVAEGKIVYNPGARAVSLDAGQSLVDRGGAARVKVSDVPIAAVGSWQRGSLVYAGAPLSRVADELGRALGVRITAVQSIADRPFSGTIALDDSGAGQLRRLSPALNVAVEEGPDGWVMKPTASAAP, encoded by the coding sequence ATGCCACGTGAGTCACAGGACAGCATCCGCGCGCGCGCGATCGAGTGGCATATCAGGCTGCGCGACGGCGACGATGCGGCGTGGGAGGCATTTACCGAGTGGCTCGCCGAAGATGCGCGCCATGCCGAGGCTTATGATGCGGTCGAAGCGGCCGATCAGGAAATCGATCCCCTGTTGCCGCACGTCGTCATCCGTGAAGCCGCGAACGACCTCGACGAGCCGGTGCAGCCGCCGGCGAAGCGCCGCTGGCGCCGGAGTCTTGTCGGCGGGGCGATCGCGGCGTCGGTCGCCGCGGCGGTCATGTGGTTTTCCGGCCCCGCGCCGAGCCGCTACGACGTCGTGACGGCACCCGGCGAACGGCGAGTGGTCGCGCTCGACGCGACAACCGAAGTCACGCTCAACGGCGCAACGCGAATGACCTTCGACCGCAACGACCCGCGGTTCGCTTCGCTCGCGTCGGGCGAGGCGCTGTTTCGGGTCCGGCACGATGTGCGGAACCCGTTCCGGCTCGAAGTGGGCGCCAATATCGTCGAGGATGCGGGAACGGTCTTCAACGTCGTGCACGAGCAGGACGAGGTCCGCGTCGCGGTCGCGGAAGGGAAGATCGTCTATAATCCGGGCGCGCGCGCGGTATCGCTCGATGCCGGTCAGAGCCTCGTCGATCGCGGCGGCGCGGCGCGCGTCAAGGTGAGCGACGTCCCGATCGCGGCGGTCGGATCGTGGCAGAGAGGATCGCTCGTCTATGCGGGGGCGCCGCTGTCGCGCGTCGCCGACGAACTGGGCCGCGCGCTCGGAGTGCGCATCACCGCTGTGCAGTCGATTGCCGACCGGCCGTTTTCGGGAACGATCGCTCTTGACGACAGCGGCGCGGGGCAGCTGAGACGGTTGAGTCCGGCGCTGAACGTCGCGGTCGAAGAGGGGCCGGACGGATGGGTTATGAAGCCGACCGCTAGTGCCGCGCCATAG
- a CDS encoding MarR family transcriptional regulator: MPDENFLSQVPAASALFLREEEVRRGIEFLFFAHASLWRAIDARLAEKELGRAHYRALYFIARQPGLTISDLLALLGITKQSLGRVVKELDAREYLTTRPGNRDRRAKELRLTDAGRAAEREIFAALRDTMSRAYTHAGQQAVTGFWQVSEALVPVRERRRIAELGKEPG; this comes from the coding sequence ATGCCGGATGAAAATTTTCTTTCACAAGTTCCTGCTGCCTCTGCCCTTTTCTTGCGCGAAGAGGAGGTGCGCCGCGGCATCGAGTTCCTCTTTTTCGCGCACGCCTCGCTCTGGCGCGCGATCGACGCGCGGCTCGCTGAGAAGGAGCTGGGACGCGCACATTACCGCGCGCTCTATTTCATTGCACGGCAACCGGGACTGACGATCTCGGATCTGCTCGCGCTGCTCGGCATCACCAAGCAATCATTGGGGCGGGTGGTGAAGGAGCTCGATGCGCGCGAATATCTGACGACGCGGCCGGGAAATCGCGACCGGCGCGCGAAGGAGCTGCGCCTGACCGACGCCGGCCGCGCGGCCGAACGCGAGATATTCGCGGCGCTGCGCGATACGATGAGTCGCGCCTATACCCATGCGGGACAACAGGCGGTGACGGGCTTCTGGCAGGTCAGCGAGGCGCTCGTCCCGGTGCGCGAGCGCCGCCGGATTGCGGAGCTCGGGAAGGAGCCCGGTTAG
- a CDS encoding TonB-dependent receptor, with product MPRHRWTAAAVALLCLLATDPAHARSFDIAPGPLGEVAGRIGAQAGITIAITDPDIAARRSPGVRGDFPVRVALDRALRGTGAKAIFYDRATVRIVRSRAERKRPPRPKPAPRKAIAVQIDPIDIVVTASKQNMALDHFPGSAKIVGLDSDWLARSAPDGTAAITAVLPTLNATNLGRGRNKIYVRGIADSSFNGPTQATVGQYLGDVRLSYNAPDPDLNLYDLDRVEVLAGPQGTLYGAGSIGGIVRLVPNGPDSGSAYASASAGISATRFGGVGGDVAAMVNLPLAEGRMGLRAVVYGAREAGYIDDSGRNRRDINDGLHFGQRLIWRIDDVAGWTVDVGGVHQRISADDGQYLLRGEPPLERRNSLSQPFRNDYRLVYVTARRPMGRGELVSTASVARQDLSTVFDATGPDPTAALRRFEEQNDITFWSHETRLSGGGAKTPWVAGFAAIHNVSRVSRWLGPPEAPAQIAGVRNRQLEFSLFGQATLPVTRALHLTMGGRLSVGRGAGRLVGEGADGPEETSKRRVQFASTVALDWRLGPSLSIYAHYQEGFRAGGFAVAPAGSVTDSQEFLHDELGQIELGVRWRDKDRDRLSLRAALFAVDWNNVQADLVDEAGLPYTANIGNGRIYGLDGEIQWRATPSLTLTASAFLNQSFLYDVPPEFGEPNKNTLPNIPDDGLRIGVEWRRQLARKIGLTFNASFRGFGKSNLGVGPLLDVSQGNYGVVGIGARLAFPRFGLSLDIANLGDTRANTFAFGNPFELAGRNQITPVRPRTIRLGIDARF from the coding sequence GTGCCGCGCCATAGGTGGACGGCGGCGGCGGTCGCACTGCTCTGCCTCTTGGCGACCGACCCCGCCCATGCGCGATCGTTCGACATCGCACCGGGTCCGCTTGGCGAGGTGGCGGGGCGGATCGGCGCGCAGGCGGGGATCACCATCGCGATCACCGATCCCGATATCGCGGCGCGCCGGTCGCCGGGGGTGCGGGGCGATTTTCCGGTTCGCGTGGCGCTCGACCGAGCCTTGCGGGGCACCGGCGCGAAAGCGATATTTTACGATCGGGCGACCGTGCGCATCGTCCGCAGCCGGGCGGAGCGAAAGCGGCCGCCGCGGCCGAAACCGGCGCCGCGAAAGGCGATCGCGGTACAAATCGACCCGATCGATATCGTCGTCACCGCGAGCAAGCAGAATATGGCGCTCGACCATTTTCCGGGTTCGGCGAAAATTGTAGGACTCGATTCCGATTGGCTGGCACGCAGCGCGCCCGACGGAACCGCGGCCATCACCGCCGTGCTTCCGACGCTCAACGCTACGAACCTCGGCCGGGGACGCAACAAAATCTATGTGCGCGGGATCGCCGACAGCAGTTTCAACGGCCCGACGCAGGCGACTGTGGGGCAGTATCTCGGCGATGTCCGCCTTTCCTACAACGCCCCCGATCCCGACCTCAATCTTTACGACCTCGATCGCGTCGAGGTCCTCGCGGGGCCGCAAGGGACGTTATACGGTGCCGGTTCGATCGGCGGGATCGTACGGCTGGTGCCCAACGGACCCGACAGCGGCTCGGCCTATGCGAGTGCTTCGGCCGGGATCAGCGCGACCCGCTTCGGCGGGGTTGGCGGTGATGTCGCCGCGATGGTCAACCTGCCGCTGGCAGAGGGGCGAATGGGGCTGCGCGCCGTCGTCTATGGCGCGCGCGAGGCCGGTTATATCGACGATTCGGGCCGAAACCGGCGCGATATCAATGACGGCCTTCATTTTGGCCAGCGGCTGATCTGGCGCATTGACGATGTCGCTGGATGGACCGTCGATGTCGGCGGGGTCCATCAGCGGATCAGCGCCGATGACGGGCAATATCTGCTGCGCGGCGAGCCGCCGCTCGAACGTCGCAACAGTCTGTCGCAGCCGTTCCGGAACGACTATCGCCTCGTCTATGTCACCGCGCGGCGACCGATGGGCAGGGGCGAGCTTGTCTCGACGGCTTCGGTCGCCCGGCAGGACCTCTCCACGGTGTTCGACGCGACGGGGCCAGATCCCACGGCGGCGCTGCGGCGCTTCGAAGAACAAAATGACATCACCTTCTGGTCGCATGAAACGCGGCTTTCGGGGGGCGGCGCGAAAACACCTTGGGTCGCAGGCTTCGCGGCGATCCATAATGTCAGCCGTGTGTCGCGGTGGCTCGGACCGCCGGAGGCGCCCGCGCAGATCGCGGGGGTCCGCAACCGGCAACTGGAGTTCTCGCTCTTTGGGCAGGCGACGCTTCCGGTCACGCGTGCGCTGCACCTGACGATGGGTGGGCGCCTCTCCGTCGGGCGCGGTGCGGGGCGGCTCGTCGGCGAGGGGGCAGACGGACCCGAGGAAACCTCCAAGCGGCGGGTGCAGTTCGCGTCGACCGTCGCGCTCGACTGGCGCCTCGGCCCGTCCCTGTCGATCTATGCCCATTATCAGGAAGGTTTCCGGGCCGGCGGCTTCGCGGTGGCGCCCGCCGGATCGGTGACGGACAGCCAGGAATTCCTGCACGATGAACTGGGTCAGATCGAACTGGGCGTCCGGTGGCGGGACAAGGATCGCGACCGCTTGTCGCTTCGCGCCGCCCTGTTCGCGGTCGACTGGAACAATGTCCAAGCCGACCTCGTCGACGAGGCAGGCCTGCCTTATACCGCGAATATCGGCAACGGCCGGATATACGGGCTGGACGGCGAAATACAGTGGCGCGCGACGCCTTCGCTGACCTTGACCGCGTCGGCATTCCTCAACCAGAGCTTTCTTTACGACGTCCCGCCCGAATTCGGAGAGCCGAACAAGAACACGCTTCCCAATATCCCCGACGACGGATTGCGGATCGGGGTGGAATGGCGCAGGCAATTGGCACGGAAGATTGGCCTGACATTCAATGCGTCGTTTCGCGGTTTCGGCAAGTCGAACCTCGGCGTTGGGCCCTTGCTCGACGTCTCGCAAGGCAATTACGGGGTCGTCGGCATCGGCGCGCGGCTCGCCTTTCCCCGTTTCGGCCTGTCGCTCGACATTGCGAACCTGGGCGACACGCGCGCGAACACCTTCGCATTCGGCAATCCTTTCGAACTGGCGGGCCGGAACCAGATAACCCCCGTGCGCCCGCGCACGATCCGTCTGGGGATCGACGCCCGTTTCTGA
- a CDS encoding alkaline phosphatase family protein: protein MKLKYLSAALATALCLATAGTGFAQDSAFPTQKVTAATPAPKLVVMIAVDQFSADLFAEYRGRFTGGLARLASGVVFPSGYQAHGATETCPGHSTILTGNHPAHTGIVANNYFDLSAARADKRVYCAEDESVAGTTSKGGEYAPSVNHLLVPTLGDLMKARDLNAQVVSVSGKDRSAIMMGGRQADELMWLVPTGLTSYRGTTLSPAAQQASAAIAAAIGQARPALALPAECAPHDIAIPLDKGGSVGTGRMARDAGDFRRFMASPEADGAVLATAAALRQVRKMGEGSSTDLLIVGLSATDYVGHSTGTEGSEMCIQMAGLDRELGDFFARLDATGIDYVVALTADHGGHDLPERNRQNAWPDAQRVDKALDPEAMGKAVAEKLGLPQPVIYGDGGDYYLAKTLTAAQRKAVLAELLPRLRAHPQIEAVVTREELEAHPISKRAPDTWTLMDKLRASYHPQRSGDFIIALKPRVTPIPESGVGYVATHGSVWDYDRRVPILFWRKGLAAFEQPNAVMTVDIMPTLASLIGLTVDANKIDGRCLDLISGPESSCR, encoded by the coding sequence GTGAAGCTGAAATATCTGTCCGCTGCCCTTGCCACCGCGCTTTGCCTTGCTACCGCCGGAACCGGCTTTGCGCAGGATTCGGCGTTTCCGACGCAGAAGGTTACAGCAGCGACCCCGGCGCCGAAGCTGGTGGTGATGATCGCAGTCGATCAGTTTTCGGCCGATCTTTTCGCCGAATATCGCGGGCGGTTTACCGGCGGGCTTGCGCGGCTGGCTTCGGGTGTGGTTTTCCCGTCGGGTTATCAAGCGCATGGCGCGACCGAAACCTGCCCCGGCCATTCCACGATCCTGACCGGCAACCACCCGGCGCACACCGGCATCGTCGCCAATAATTATTTCGACCTGTCGGCGGCACGCGCGGACAAGCGCGTCTATTGCGCCGAGGACGAGAGTGTTGCCGGAACGACATCGAAGGGTGGCGAATATGCGCCGTCGGTGAACCATCTGCTCGTCCCGACGCTCGGCGACCTGATGAAGGCGCGCGACCTGAATGCGCAGGTCGTCTCGGTATCGGGCAAGGATCGTTCGGCGATCATGATGGGCGGGCGTCAGGCCGACGAGCTGATGTGGCTCGTGCCCACCGGCCTCACCAGCTATCGCGGTACCACGCTGTCACCGGCGGCGCAGCAGGCGAGCGCCGCGATCGCCGCCGCGATCGGCCAGGCGCGCCCGGCGCTGGCGCTGCCCGCCGAATGCGCGCCGCACGACATCGCGATCCCGCTCGACAAGGGCGGCTCGGTCGGAACCGGGCGGATGGCGCGCGACGCTGGCGATTTCCGCCGTTTCATGGCCTCGCCCGAAGCCGATGGAGCAGTGCTCGCGACCGCCGCGGCGCTGCGTCAGGTGCGCAAGATGGGTGAGGGCAGCAGCACCGACCTGCTGATCGTCGGGCTGTCGGCGACCGACTATGTCGGCCACAGCACTGGCACCGAGGGCAGCGAGATGTGCATCCAGATGGCGGGGCTCGACCGCGAGCTTGGCGATTTCTTCGCGCGGCTCGACGCGACGGGGATCGACTATGTCGTTGCTTTGACCGCCGACCACGGCGGCCACGACCTGCCCGAGCGCAACCGCCAGAACGCCTGGCCCGATGCGCAGCGCGTCGACAAGGCGCTCGATCCCGAGGCGATGGGCAAGGCCGTCGCCGAAAAGCTCGGCCTGCCGCAGCCCGTAATTTATGGCGACGGCGGCGACTATTATCTGGCGAAGACGCTGACCGCGGCGCAGCGCAAGGCCGTACTTGCCGAACTGCTTCCGCGCCTTCGGGCACATCCGCAGATCGAGGCGGTGGTGACGCGCGAGGAGCTCGAAGCGCATCCGATCTCGAAGCGCGCGCCCGATACCTGGACGTTGATGGACAAGCTGCGCGCCTCCTATCATCCGCAGCGGTCGGGCGATTTCATCATCGCGTTGAAGCCCCGCGTCACCCCGATCCCCGAATCGGGCGTCGGCTATGTCGCGACGCACGGCTCGGTGTGGGATTACGACCGCCGCGTACCGATCCTTTTCTGGCGCAAGGGGCTGGCGGCGTTCGAACAGCCCAACGCCGTGATGACCGTCGACATCATGCCGACGCTGGCCTCGCTGATTGGCTTGACGGTGGATGCAAACAAGATCGACGGCCGCTGCCTCGACCTGATCTCGGGTCCGGAAAGCAGTTGCCGGTAA
- a CDS encoding branched-chain amino acid aminotransferase, whose product MSAPAFTHLPHPNPVADDVRAAAIADPVFGRVFTDHMVSIRYTEGRGWHDAQVMPRGPLTLDPATAVLHYAQEIFEGLKAYRLDDGSMALFRVEANAARFNASARRMAMAELPEAMFIAAVKEAVAADAKWFPPVDGGALYLRPFMFASEVFLGVKPASEYQFLVITSPVGNYFKSGAPAISLWVSEDYTRAAPGGTGAAKCGGNYASSLVAQREAIAKGHDQVVFLDAAEHRWIEELGGMNMFFVFDDGSIVTPPLTGTILPGITRDAIITLAKDAGLIVREEPYAIDQWQADAESGKLTESFACGTAAVVTPVGKVTRGEASFTIGAGGPGQVTEMLKSKLVDIQCGRAADPHGWVTRL is encoded by the coding sequence ATGTCCGCTCCCGCCTTCACCCATCTGCCGCATCCCAACCCGGTCGCGGACGATGTACGGGCGGCGGCGATTGCGGACCCGGTTTTCGGGCGCGTCTTCACCGATCATATGGTGTCGATCCGCTATACCGAGGGGCGGGGTTGGCACGATGCGCAAGTGATGCCGCGCGGCCCGCTGACGCTCGATCCCGCGACCGCGGTGCTCCACTATGCGCAGGAAATTTTCGAGGGGCTGAAGGCCTATCGCCTCGACGACGGCTCGATGGCGCTGTTCCGGGTCGAGGCCAATGCCGCGCGCTTCAACGCCAGCGCGCGCCGCATGGCGATGGCCGAACTGCCCGAGGCCATGTTCATTGCGGCTGTGAAAGAAGCTGTTGCCGCCGACGCCAAATGGTTCCCGCCCGTCGATGGCGGCGCGCTGTACCTGCGCCCTTTCATGTTTGCGAGCGAAGTGTTCCTCGGCGTCAAGCCGGCTTCCGAATATCAGTTCCTCGTCATCACCTCGCCGGTCGGCAATTATTTCAAATCGGGTGCGCCCGCGATCTCGCTCTGGGTGTCGGAGGATTATACCCGCGCTGCGCCGGGCGGCACGGGCGCCGCCAAATGTGGCGGCAATTATGCCTCCAGCCTCGTCGCGCAGCGCGAGGCGATCGCCAAGGGGCATGATCAGGTCGTCTTCCTCGACGCGGCGGAGCATCGCTGGATCGAGGAGCTGGGCGGCATGAACATGTTCTTCGTGTTCGACGACGGCAGCATCGTCACCCCGCCGCTGACGGGCACGATCCTGCCCGGCATCACCCGCGACGCGATCATCACGCTCGCGAAGGACGCGGGCCTGATCGTGCGCGAGGAACCCTATGCGATCGACCAGTGGCAGGCCGATGCAGAGAGCGGCAAGCTGACCGAAAGCTTCGCCTGCGGTACCGCCGCGGTGGTCACCCCGGTCGGCAAGGTGACGCGCGGAGAGGCGAGCTTTACGATCGGCGCCGGCGGTCCCGGGCAGGTCACGGAAATGCTGAAGAGCAAGCTCGTCGACATCCAGTGCGGCCGCGCCGCCGACCCGCACGGCTGGGTCACGCGCCTCTGA